The following proteins are co-located in the Micromonospora viridifaciens genome:
- a CDS encoding DUF6893 family small protein codes for MRKLFALLAGAAVVGLFWKEFPALRRYIKIEKM; via the coding sequence GTGCGGAAGCTGTTCGCGCTGCTGGCCGGCGCGGCCGTCGTCGGGCTGTTCTGGAAGGAATTTCCCGCGCTGCGGCGCTACATCAAGATCGAGAAGATGTGA
- a CDS encoding helix-turn-helix transcriptional regulator produces the protein MQGRELRGLLHPFLLLLILERPGHGYDLIERLEAMGVSHVEPGQVYRVLRGLERDRSVTSTWETGGAGPARRCYTLTVKGQDDLRSWVAQLTYLNQVIDACLRRSANAVERSRGEHRDPYAATRG, from the coding sequence ATGCAGGGGCGTGAACTGCGCGGTCTGCTGCACCCGTTCCTCCTGCTGCTGATCCTCGAACGGCCCGGTCACGGGTACGACCTGATCGAGCGGCTCGAGGCGATGGGTGTGTCCCACGTCGAGCCGGGCCAGGTCTACCGGGTGCTGCGTGGCCTGGAGCGCGACCGGTCGGTGACCTCGACCTGGGAGACCGGTGGCGCGGGGCCGGCACGCCGGTGCTACACCCTGACGGTCAAGGGCCAGGACGACCTCCGCTCGTGGGTCGCCCAGCTGACGTACCTCAACCAGGTCATCGATGCCTGCCTGCGGCGCTCGGCGAACGCCGTCGAGCGGTCCCGCGGCGAGCACCGCGACCCCTACGCCGCCACCCGCGGCTGA
- a CDS encoding MmcQ/YjbR family DNA-binding protein: protein MTRPGDVPPDFLDRLRPICLGLPEAYEEPAWVGVRWRIRKRTFAHLLTVDPDHQMAYARAAGTDEPICVLTFRSPVDEIHALLAHGDPFFKPDWGADVLGMVVDDETDWDEVSELLTESYCRLAPRKLVVRVAASTPG from the coding sequence GTGACCCGTCCCGGAGACGTACCGCCCGACTTCCTCGACCGGCTGCGGCCCATCTGCCTCGGGCTGCCCGAGGCCTACGAGGAGCCGGCCTGGGTGGGCGTGCGCTGGCGCATCCGCAAGCGGACGTTCGCCCACCTGCTCACCGTTGATCCCGACCATCAGATGGCGTACGCCCGAGCGGCCGGGACCGACGAGCCGATCTGTGTCCTGACGTTCCGGTCGCCGGTGGACGAGATACACGCTCTCCTCGCCCACGGTGACCCGTTCTTCAAACCGGACTGGGGTGCCGACGTCCTCGGCATGGTCGTCGACGACGAGACCGACTGGGACGAGGTCTCCGAGCTGCTCACCGAGAGCTACTGCCGGCTCGCACCCAGGAAACTGGTCGTGCGGGTGGCAGCTTCCACCCCTGGGTAG
- the hypD gene encoding hydrogenase formation protein HypD has product MRFVDEYRDADRAGALAARIATLCEPGRQYKFMEVCGGHTHTIYKHGIEDYLPENVSLVHGPGCPVCVIPMGRVDDAIAIAHEPGVIMTAFGDMMRVPGGSGSFFDAKAAGADIRMVYSPLDALKIARTNPDRRVVFMAIGFETTSPSTAMTVLRAAAEGIDNFSVFCNHVTILPAIKAILDSPDLRLDGFLGPGHVSTVIGCRPYEFIARDYGKPLVCAGFEPLDLLQSVFMLLEQLAEGRCEVENQYTRVVPWDGNPRALEAIGRVMELRPYFEWRGLGFISHSALRMREEYAAFDAERLFDVPGVRVADPKACQCGEVLKGVLKPWECKVFGTACTPETPIGTCMVSSEGACAAYYNFGRFTRQRLAAAVRA; this is encoded by the coding sequence ATGCGTTTCGTTGACGAGTACCGCGACGCGGACCGGGCAGGGGCACTGGCCGCCCGGATCGCCACGTTGTGCGAGCCGGGCCGGCAGTACAAGTTCATGGAGGTCTGCGGCGGCCACACGCACACCATCTACAAGCACGGAATCGAGGACTACCTGCCGGAGAACGTCTCGCTCGTGCACGGGCCGGGCTGCCCGGTGTGCGTGATCCCGATGGGCCGGGTGGACGACGCCATCGCGATCGCCCACGAGCCCGGGGTCATCATGACGGCGTTCGGGGACATGATGCGGGTCCCCGGTGGAAGCGGGTCGTTCTTCGACGCCAAGGCAGCCGGCGCCGACATCCGGATGGTGTACTCGCCGCTGGACGCCCTGAAGATCGCCCGGACCAACCCGGACCGCCGGGTCGTGTTCATGGCGATCGGGTTCGAGACGACGTCACCGTCGACGGCGATGACCGTGCTGCGGGCCGCCGCCGAGGGGATCGACAACTTCTCGGTCTTCTGCAACCACGTGACGATCCTGCCGGCGATCAAGGCGATCCTCGACTCGCCGGACCTGCGCCTCGACGGCTTCCTCGGGCCGGGCCACGTCTCCACCGTCATCGGGTGCCGGCCGTACGAGTTCATCGCCCGCGACTACGGCAAGCCGCTGGTGTGCGCCGGGTTCGAGCCACTGGACCTCCTGCAGTCGGTCTTCATGCTGCTCGAGCAGCTCGCCGAGGGCCGCTGCGAGGTGGAGAACCAGTACACCCGGGTGGTGCCCTGGGACGGCAACCCGCGGGCGCTGGAGGCCATCGGCCGGGTCATGGAGCTGCGCCCGTACTTCGAGTGGCGCGGGCTCGGCTTCATCTCCCACTCCGCGCTGCGGATGCGCGAGGAGTACGCGGCCTTCGACGCCGAGCGGCTCTTCGACGTACCCGGGGTGCGGGTCGCGGACCCGAAGGCCTGCCAGTGCGGCGAGGTGCTCAAGGGGGTGCTCAAGCCCTGGGAGTGCAAGGTGTTCGGCACCGCGTGCACGCCGGAGACGCCCATCGGCACGTGCATGGTCTCCTCGGAGGGCGCCTGCGCGGCCTACTACAACTTCGGCCGGTTCACCCGGCAGCGGCTGGCGGCGGCGGTGCGGGCATGA
- a CDS encoding D-sedoheptulose-7-phosphate isomerase, which produces MSPPVIPAVDRAFARRLAPGEALAADAERIARTCYQMAVRFHRGGKLIVFGNGGPATDAQHVVVEFVHPVIVGKRALPAISLTNDAATLTGIARADGFDEVFAAQLRLLAAPEDIALGLSADGRCANVRRGLAAARDLGLLTVGLLGGDGGDIARDEVADHVVIARSDDPCVVKEVHVTTYHILWELVHVFFEQPGLLGREAIR; this is translated from the coding sequence ATGTCCCCGCCCGTGATCCCGGCGGTCGACCGCGCGTTCGCGCGTCGGCTGGCGCCCGGGGAGGCGCTCGCCGCCGACGCCGAGCGAATCGCGCGGACCTGCTACCAGATGGCCGTGCGCTTCCATCGTGGCGGCAAACTGATCGTGTTCGGCAACGGCGGGCCGGCGACCGATGCGCAGCACGTCGTGGTCGAGTTCGTCCACCCGGTCATCGTGGGCAAGCGGGCCCTGCCGGCGATCTCGCTGACGAACGACGCCGCCACTCTCACCGGGATCGCCCGCGCGGACGGCTTCGACGAGGTGTTCGCCGCGCAGCTGCGGCTGCTCGCCGCGCCGGAGGACATCGCGCTCGGTCTGTCGGCCGACGGCCGGTGCGCCAACGTGCGCCGGGGCCTCGCGGCGGCCCGCGACCTCGGTCTGCTCACCGTCGGCCTGCTCGGCGGCGACGGCGGTGACATCGCTCGTGACGAAGTCGCCGACCACGTCGTCATCGCCCGCTCCGACGACCCGTGCGTCGTCAAGGAGGTGCACGTGACGACCTATCACATTCTGTGGGAGCTGGTGCACGTGTTCTTCGAGCAGCCGGGGCTGCTGGGCCGGGAGGCGATCCGATGA
- the hypF gene encoding carbamoyltransferase HypF, with product MSLASVERLHVRVEGIVQGVGFRPFVHALAMEYHLAGFVGNDTGGVFVEVEGDARRLAAFVADLSRRAPALAQVELVTTETVAPTGQPGFVIVTSVTGAGRDVLISPDTATCPDCLAELFDPADRRSGYPFTNCTNCGPRFTIVTDVPYDRRTTTMAEFPLCPDCAAEYADPTDRRFHTEPVCCPACGPALRFVTPAGEAVHGPPLDTAVRWLRGGRIVAVKGLGGYHLAVRADDERAVATLRARKRREEKPFAVLAADLSAACALVDVAPAAVPVLTGARRPVVLLPRRPDAPVAASVAPGNRDLGVMLPYTPLHQLLVGRLGMPIVLTSGNVSDEPIAHRDDDARSRLAGIADGFLTHDRRIHVRTDDSVVRVFRGRELPVRRSRGYVPAPVTVPWRFDRPVLACGAELKNTFCLAKGHRAFVSHHIGDLENYETLCAFTEGIEHFGRLFDIRPQLVAHDLHPEYLSTKYARQRDDVELVGVQHHHAHVAACLADNGEPGPVIGVAFDGLGFGTDGTLWGGELLVADLAGFERVGHLDAVPMPGGAAAIREPWRMAVAYLNEVYRDALPDLPVLRRHERRWPAVVALARSGLNSPRTSSAGRLFDAVSALLDLRDRVSYEGQAAVALEQRADPSERGGYRVDASGSVPLAGVGHQLVRCVVDDLLAGVDRARIAARFHHGLADAVVRAAVLVRERTGLTSVALSGGVFQNVLLLDRVVCGLEAADLRPLVHSRVPPNDGGISLGQAVVATARQRSAG from the coding sequence ATGAGCCTGGCCAGCGTGGAGCGGCTGCACGTCCGCGTCGAGGGCATCGTGCAGGGCGTCGGTTTCCGCCCGTTCGTGCACGCGCTCGCCATGGAGTACCACCTGGCGGGGTTCGTCGGCAACGACACCGGCGGCGTCTTCGTCGAGGTCGAGGGGGACGCGCGCCGGCTGGCCGCGTTCGTCGCCGACCTCAGCCGGCGGGCGCCGGCGTTGGCCCAGGTGGAGCTGGTCACCACCGAGACCGTGGCGCCGACCGGGCAGCCCGGCTTCGTCATCGTCACCAGCGTCACCGGCGCCGGCCGGGACGTGCTGATCTCCCCGGACACCGCCACCTGCCCGGACTGCCTCGCCGAGCTGTTCGACCCGGCGGACCGCCGGTCCGGCTACCCGTTCACGAACTGCACCAACTGCGGCCCGCGGTTCACCATCGTCACGGACGTGCCGTACGACCGGCGCACCACCACGATGGCGGAGTTCCCGCTCTGCCCGGACTGCGCCGCCGAGTACGCGGATCCCACGGACCGCCGCTTCCACACCGAGCCGGTGTGCTGCCCGGCGTGCGGCCCGGCCCTGCGGTTCGTCACCCCGGCCGGCGAGGCGGTCCACGGCCCGCCCCTCGACACCGCCGTGCGGTGGCTGCGCGGCGGCCGGATCGTCGCGGTCAAGGGGTTGGGCGGCTACCACCTGGCCGTCCGCGCCGACGACGAGCGCGCCGTCGCCACGCTGCGCGCCCGCAAGCGCCGCGAGGAGAAGCCGTTCGCCGTGCTGGCCGCCGACCTGTCGGCGGCATGCGCCCTGGTCGACGTGGCGCCGGCGGCGGTGCCGGTGCTCACCGGGGCCCGCCGTCCCGTGGTGCTGCTGCCCCGCCGCCCGGACGCCCCGGTCGCCGCGTCGGTGGCGCCGGGCAACCGCGACCTGGGCGTCATGCTGCCGTACACGCCGTTGCACCAGCTGCTGGTCGGCCGGCTCGGCATGCCGATCGTGCTGACCAGCGGAAACGTCTCCGACGAACCGATCGCCCACCGTGACGACGACGCCCGGTCGCGGCTGGCGGGCATCGCCGACGGCTTCCTGACCCACGATCGGCGGATCCACGTCCGCACCGACGACTCCGTGGTACGCGTGTTCCGGGGCCGGGAGCTGCCGGTGCGGCGGTCCCGGGGATACGTGCCCGCGCCGGTGACCGTGCCGTGGCGGTTCGACCGCCCGGTGCTCGCCTGCGGCGCGGAGCTGAAGAACACCTTCTGCCTGGCCAAGGGGCACCGCGCGTTCGTGTCGCACCACATCGGCGACCTGGAGAACTACGAGACGCTGTGCGCGTTCACCGAGGGCATCGAGCACTTCGGTCGGTTGTTCGACATCCGCCCGCAGCTCGTCGCCCACGACCTGCACCCCGAGTACCTGTCGACGAAGTACGCACGGCAACGCGACGACGTCGAGCTGGTCGGCGTGCAGCACCACCACGCCCACGTCGCCGCCTGCCTGGCCGACAACGGCGAGCCCGGCCCGGTGATCGGCGTCGCGTTCGACGGTCTCGGGTTCGGCACCGACGGCACCCTCTGGGGCGGGGAACTGCTCGTCGCGGACCTGGCCGGGTTCGAGCGGGTCGGTCACCTCGACGCGGTGCCCATGCCCGGCGGTGCGGCGGCGATCCGCGAGCCGTGGCGGATGGCCGTGGCGTACCTGAACGAGGTCTACCGCGACGCGCTGCCGGACCTACCGGTGCTGCGGCGGCACGAGCGGCGGTGGCCGGCGGTGGTGGCGCTGGCGCGCAGCGGGCTGAACTCGCCGCGCACCTCGAGCGCGGGCCGGCTGTTCGACGCCGTCTCGGCGCTCCTCGACCTGCGCGACCGGGTCAGTTACGAGGGGCAGGCCGCCGTCGCCTTGGAACAGCGGGCGGATCCCAGCGAGCGCGGCGGCTACCGGGTCGACGCGTCCGGCTCGGTGCCGCTCGCCGGCGTCGGGCACCAGCTGGTCCGGTGTGTGGTCGACGACCTGCTCGCCGGGGTCGACCGGGCCCGGATCGCCGCGCGCTTCCACCACGGCCTGGCGGACGCCGTGGTGCGGGCGGCGGTGCTCGTCCGGGAGCGAACCGGCCTGACCAGCGTCGCGCTGTCCGGCGGCGTGTTCCAGAACGTGCTGCTGCTCGACCGGGTGGTGTGCGGGCTGGAGGCCGCGGACCTCCGGCCACTGGTGCACTCGCGGGTGCCGCCCAACGACGGCGGCATCTCCCTCGGCCAGGCCGTGGTGGCCACCGCCCGCCAACGGTCAGCCGGCTGA
- a CDS encoding D-sedoheptulose-7-phosphate isomerase, producing the protein MSTRVEGALGALYPFLDDRPADLDAVLAAVATSTAEKAAEIVALRRSLVTEHGQRLVDCAVRCAAAFAAGGTLYAFGNGGSSTDAQDVAQLFLHPPAAARPLPAISLTHDVALITALSNDVGFDVVFARQVAAFGRAGDIAVGLSTSGGSANVVRGFAEAAQRGMVTIGIAGYEGGRMAESDVVDHLFVVPSASVHRVQEAQTTLYHVLWELTQHALAGEL; encoded by the coding sequence ATGAGCACCCGGGTCGAGGGCGCCCTCGGGGCGCTCTATCCGTTCCTCGACGACCGTCCGGCCGACCTGGACGCGGTGCTGGCCGCGGTGGCGACCTCCACCGCCGAGAAGGCGGCGGAGATCGTGGCCCTCCGCCGCTCCCTGGTCACCGAGCACGGGCAGCGGCTGGTCGACTGCGCCGTCCGGTGCGCCGCGGCCTTCGCGGCCGGCGGCACGCTGTACGCCTTCGGCAACGGCGGCAGCAGCACGGACGCCCAGGACGTCGCGCAGCTGTTCCTGCACCCGCCGGCGGCCGCGCGCCCGTTGCCGGCCATCTCGCTGACCCACGACGTCGCGCTCATCACGGCCCTCTCCAACGACGTCGGGTTCGACGTGGTCTTCGCCCGGCAGGTGGCGGCCTTCGGCCGCGCCGGGGACATCGCCGTGGGACTGTCCACGAGCGGGGGATCGGCCAACGTCGTGCGGGGGTTCGCGGAGGCGGCCCAGCGGGGCATGGTGACGATCGGCATCGCCGGCTACGAGGGCGGCCGGATGGCCGAGTCCGACGTCGTCGACCACCTGTTCGTGGTGCCGTCCGCCTCGGTGCACCGCGTGCAGGAGGCGCAGACCACGCTCTACCACGTGCTGTGGGAGCTCACCCAGCACGCCCTGGCCGGCGAGCTCTGA
- the hypE gene encoding hydrogenase expression/formation protein HypE, with amino-acid sequence MTTERTADWAERAVAEAEALTERAPGPLSPEQQVLHRIERARQRRPRIREGRVTLAHGAGGKATRTLVEGIFVEAFRNPTLEALDDAAVLCPGVDRLAFTTDSYVVSPLFFPGGDIGDLAVNGTVNDLAVSGARPLYLSAGFILEEGFPVDDLRRITASMAAAAQRAGVQVVTGDTKVVQRGKADGCYINTAGVGLLERPVSLGTGHVRPGDAVVVSGPIGDHGVTVMLARGELDIEADLVSDTAPLPGLVAALLDAAPGVRLLRDATRGGVATVLNEVAQAAGVAVVVDEAAVPVRPAVTGACELLGIDPLYVACEGRFVAVVDGAQAPAALAALRGHPLGEGASVIGHVAADPPGMVLLRTAFGGTRVVDLLVGDPLPRIC; translated from the coding sequence ATGACGACCGAACGCACGGCCGACTGGGCCGAACGCGCCGTGGCCGAGGCCGAGGCCCTGACCGAGCGGGCACCCGGCCCGCTCTCCCCCGAGCAGCAGGTGCTGCACCGCATCGAACGGGCTCGCCAGCGCAGGCCAAGGATCAGGGAGGGCCGGGTCACCCTCGCGCACGGCGCGGGCGGAAAGGCGACCCGTACCCTGGTCGAGGGGATCTTCGTCGAGGCGTTCCGCAACCCGACCCTGGAGGCGCTCGACGACGCCGCGGTGCTGTGCCCGGGCGTCGACCGGCTGGCCTTCACCACCGACTCGTACGTGGTGTCGCCACTGTTCTTCCCCGGCGGCGACATCGGCGACCTCGCGGTCAACGGCACGGTCAACGACCTCGCGGTCAGCGGCGCCCGCCCGTTGTACCTGTCCGCCGGGTTCATCCTCGAGGAGGGCTTCCCCGTCGACGACCTGCGGCGGATCACCGCCTCCATGGCGGCCGCGGCGCAGCGGGCCGGGGTCCAGGTGGTCACCGGGGACACGAAGGTGGTGCAGCGGGGCAAGGCCGACGGCTGCTACATCAACACGGCCGGCGTCGGCCTGCTGGAACGGCCGGTGTCGTTGGGCACCGGGCACGTCCGGCCGGGTGACGCGGTCGTCGTCTCCGGTCCGATCGGCGACCACGGGGTCACCGTCATGCTCGCCCGCGGCGAGCTGGACATCGAGGCCGACCTCGTCTCGGACACCGCGCCCCTGCCCGGCCTCGTGGCGGCCCTGCTGGACGCCGCGCCGGGCGTGCGGCTGCTGCGGGACGCCACCCGGGGCGGCGTGGCGACCGTCCTCAACGAGGTGGCGCAGGCGGCGGGGGTGGCCGTCGTCGTCGACGAGGCCGCGGTGCCGGTGCGTCCCGCCGTCACCGGGGCCTGCGAGCTGCTCGGCATCGACCCGCTCTACGTCGCCTGCGAGGGGCGTTTCGTCGCCGTGGTCGACGGCGCGCAGGCGCCGGCGGCCCTGGCGGCGTTGCGCGGTCATCCGCTCGGCGAGGGCGCGAGCGTCATCGGTCACGTCGCCGCTGACCCGCCCGGCATGGTGCTGCTCAGGACCGCCTTCGGCGGCACCCGCGTCGTCGACCTGCTCGTCGGGGATCCGCTGCCCCGCATCTGCTGA
- a CDS encoding M36 family metallopeptidase gives MPVHPRLSRGRRNAALLLSTTLVASLTTLSTKPAWADPDQAGPASSIFLTGPNEGTPNDIAASYLRAHPADFGVRAMDLSDLAVASSYTSRHNGVTHVNLAQRYKDLEIFGATATVSIARDGSVVFVGDSLVSGLSEKASGDASLDAVEAVEAAADALDLADPKSPKVMSRSGGAAQRTVVSGAGISDQPIPAKLGWQPTDNGLRLAWQLVIDDSSDTHLWNAAVDAETGKLLNADDWTTHEDAEEIASNLGRSVTKSTPLSPASPSTRNPVQDGSSYRVFGGATESPNDGPRTLVTNPADANASPHGWHDTNGAPGAEHTTTQGNNVHAYQDTDNNNAPDFASSPDGGANLSFDYPLDLAEHAQNYRDAATANLFYWNNIIHDVTYQYGFDEASGNFQLNNYGRGGNGGDYVRAEAADGGGTNNANFSTPAMDGGTPRMQMYLWPGTQFGSPNQVVVDGVGSFDASWARFTPAPTVAGLPGHQFVYAGTGCTAAAYPATLPSGSWISVVDGGTTACSYLQRAQVAQSAGAKALVVAHNASGSAPVLTGAMTTAPVTIPAVAVTQADGAAIKAAIAGGTVTGSVRKHPNHPGIRDGDFDAGVIIHEYTHGISNRLTGGPTVNCLTGTEQMGEGWSDYVALTMLLDPKFDTADGQRGMGPYVLFQDDRSGGGIRPRPYSRNMDIQPFTYDSIKTGGWLNGTSLAAPHGIGHGWTSVLWDMTWNLIDRHGFNPNIYEAWNTGGNNLALQLVMDGLKMQGCAPGFVTARNAIIAADAALTGGENACIIWGSFARRGVGYSAVQGTTSRDDNSEAFDTHPSCRGDFVGRSAQPALNTVIAGDAAPMKFKLAENRGLDILASGSPYSRLVDCDTLKTVNPTGATTPRPTPVAARNPGGSHMSVNANGQYNYPWKTDEAWAGTCREFVLTLDNGFQHRAYFKFIAG, from the coding sequence CGACATCGCCGCAAGCTACCTGCGGGCGCACCCGGCCGACTTCGGCGTACGTGCCATGGACCTGTCCGACCTGGCGGTGGCGTCGAGCTACACGAGCCGCCACAACGGGGTCACGCATGTGAACCTGGCGCAGCGGTACAAGGACCTGGAGATCTTCGGCGCGACGGCGACGGTGAGCATCGCCCGGGACGGCAGTGTCGTCTTCGTCGGTGACAGCCTGGTGTCGGGTCTGTCGGAGAAGGCTTCCGGTGACGCGTCGCTGGACGCGGTCGAGGCGGTGGAGGCGGCCGCCGACGCCCTGGACCTGGCCGATCCGAAGAGCCCGAAGGTGATGAGCCGTAGCGGCGGGGCGGCCCAGCGTACGGTGGTGTCGGGTGCGGGGATCTCGGATCAGCCGATCCCGGCGAAGTTGGGGTGGCAGCCGACCGACAACGGTCTGCGGCTGGCCTGGCAGCTGGTCATCGACGACTCCTCCGACACCCACCTGTGGAACGCGGCGGTCGACGCCGAGACCGGCAAGCTGCTCAACGCCGACGACTGGACCACCCACGAGGACGCTGAGGAGATCGCCAGCAACCTGGGCCGCAGCGTAACGAAGTCGACGCCGCTCAGCCCCGCGAGCCCCAGCACGCGCAACCCCGTCCAGGACGGGTCGAGCTACCGGGTGTTCGGCGGCGCCACGGAGAGCCCGAACGACGGGCCGCGGACCCTGGTGACCAACCCGGCGGACGCCAACGCGTCGCCGCACGGCTGGCACGACACCAACGGCGCCCCGGGTGCCGAGCACACCACCACCCAGGGCAACAATGTCCACGCCTACCAGGACACGGACAACAACAACGCGCCGGACTTCGCCAGCAGCCCGGACGGCGGGGCGAACCTGAGCTTCGACTACCCGCTCGACCTGGCCGAGCACGCGCAGAACTACCGGGACGCGGCGACCGCCAACCTGTTCTACTGGAACAACATCATCCACGACGTCACGTACCAGTACGGCTTCGACGAGGCGTCCGGCAACTTCCAGCTCAACAACTACGGCCGGGGCGGCAACGGCGGCGACTACGTCCGCGCCGAGGCGGCTGACGGTGGCGGCACCAACAACGCCAACTTCTCCACCCCGGCCATGGACGGCGGCACCCCCCGGATGCAGATGTACCTGTGGCCGGGTACCCAGTTCGGCAGCCCGAACCAGGTCGTCGTGGACGGCGTGGGCTCCTTCGACGCCTCCTGGGCGCGGTTCACGCCGGCACCCACGGTGGCCGGCCTGCCCGGGCACCAGTTCGTCTACGCCGGCACCGGCTGCACCGCGGCCGCGTACCCCGCCACGCTGCCCTCGGGTAGCTGGATCAGCGTCGTCGACGGCGGCACCACCGCCTGCAGCTACCTGCAGCGCGCCCAGGTCGCCCAGTCCGCCGGCGCCAAGGCCCTCGTCGTCGCCCACAACGCCAGCGGTAGCGCTCCGGTGCTGACCGGGGCCATGACGACCGCGCCGGTCACCATCCCGGCCGTCGCCGTGACCCAGGCCGACGGGGCTGCCATCAAGGCCGCCATCGCCGGTGGCACCGTCACCGGTTCGGTGCGCAAGCACCCGAACCACCCGGGCATCCGGGACGGCGACTTCGACGCCGGTGTGATCATCCACGAGTACACCCACGGCATCTCCAACCGGCTGACCGGCGGCCCGACCGTCAACTGCCTGACCGGCACCGAGCAGATGGGCGAGGGCTGGAGCGACTACGTCGCGCTCACCATGCTGCTCGACCCGAAGTTCGACACGGCCGACGGCCAGCGCGGCATGGGCCCGTACGTGCTGTTCCAGGACGACCGGAGCGGCGGCGGCATCCGCCCGCGGCCGTACTCGCGGAACATGGACATCCAGCCGTTCACCTACGACAGCATCAAGACCGGTGGCTGGCTGAACGGCACCTCGCTCGCCGCGCCGCACGGCATCGGCCACGGCTGGACCTCCGTGCTGTGGGACATGACCTGGAACCTGATCGACCGGCACGGGTTCAACCCGAACATCTACGAGGCGTGGAACACCGGCGGCAACAACCTCGCCCTTCAGCTGGTGATGGACGGGCTGAAGATGCAGGGTTGCGCTCCGGGCTTCGTGACCGCCCGGAACGCGATCATCGCGGCGGACGCGGCGCTGACCGGTGGCGAGAACGCCTGCATCATCTGGGGTTCGTTCGCCCGCCGCGGCGTGGGCTACAGCGCGGTGCAGGGCACCACGTCCCGGGACGACAACAGCGAGGCGTTCGACACCCACCCGTCCTGCCGGGGTGACTTCGTCGGCCGCTCGGCCCAGCCGGCGCTGAACACCGTAATCGCCGGGGACGCGGCGCCGATGAAGTTCAAGCTGGCGGAAAACCGTGGCCTGGACATCCTGGCCAGCGGCTCGCCGTACTCGCGGCTGGTGGACTGCGACACCCTCAAGACGGTCAACCCGACCGGGGCGACCACGCCCCGCCCGACCCCGGTTGCCGCCAGGAACCCGGGTGGGTCGCACATGTCGGTCAACGCCAACGGCCAGTACAACTACCCGTGGAAGACCGATGAGGCCTGGGCCGGCACCTGCCGGGAGTTCGTCCTGACCCTCGACAACGGATTCCAGCACCGCGCCTACTTCAAGTTCATCGCGGGCTGA
- a CDS encoding MmcQ/YjbR family DNA-binding protein translates to MTSEEVDLLDRVRAICAAFPQVTERLSHGTPTWFVNGRKSFVQLWPDGHHRDEFPHLWCAGPPGAQEALLAANPEVFFRPPYVGHRGWVGVRLDPGASWAEVAELCEDAYRAVAPGRLIAQLDARPQARAENVGGAA, encoded by the coding sequence GTGACCAGCGAAGAGGTGGACCTGCTCGATCGGGTACGCGCGATCTGCGCCGCCTTCCCGCAGGTGACGGAACGCCTCAGCCACGGCACGCCGACGTGGTTCGTCAACGGCAGGAAGTCCTTTGTGCAGCTGTGGCCGGACGGGCACCACCGCGACGAGTTCCCACACCTGTGGTGCGCGGGGCCGCCGGGCGCCCAGGAGGCACTGCTCGCCGCGAACCCGGAGGTCTTCTTCCGGCCCCCGTACGTCGGGCACCGCGGCTGGGTCGGCGTTCGGCTCGACCCGGGCGCCAGCTGGGCGGAGGTGGCGGAGCTGTGCGAGGACGCGTACCGAGCGGTCGCCCCCGGGCGGCTGATCGCCCAGCTCGACGCCCGTCCGCAGGCACGCGCCGAAAATGTCGGAGGGGCGGCTTAG
- a CDS encoding HypC/HybG/HupF family hydrogenase formation chaperone has product MRPPTDRETSPECHGDDRCITCSDTAVAVRVRELVAGGLAVVETDAGPEEVSVALVEAAPGDLVLVHAKEAIAVLDKIR; this is encoded by the coding sequence ATGAGGCCACCGACCGACCGGGAAACCTCCCCGGAGTGTCACGGCGACGACCGCTGCATCACCTGCTCGGACACCGCCGTGGCCGTCCGGGTCCGCGAACTGGTGGCGGGCGGCCTGGCGGTGGTCGAGACGGACGCCGGTCCGGAGGAGGTCAGCGTCGCCCTGGTCGAGGCGGCGCCGGGCGACCTCGTGCTGGTGCACGCCAAGGAGGCCATCGCCGTGCTGGACAAGATCCGATGA
- a CDS encoding HypC/HybG/HupF family hydrogenase formation chaperone, translated as MCLGIPGEIVEIKAGRDELAIVDVVGVRRAINIGLLGQDQVGIGDWVLVHVGFAMSKIDETEAAATLALLTGLGQAYTDELQALAESDIT; from the coding sequence ATGTGTCTAGGGATCCCGGGCGAGATCGTCGAGATCAAGGCCGGCCGCGACGAGCTCGCCATCGTGGACGTCGTGGGCGTCCGACGGGCGATCAACATCGGTCTGCTCGGCCAGGACCAGGTGGGTATCGGCGACTGGGTGCTCGTGCACGTCGGGTTCGCCATGTCCAAGATCGACGAAACCGAGGCCGCCGCCACGTTGGCGCTGTTGACCGGCCTCGGACAGGCGTACACCGACGAGCTGCAGGCGCTCGCCGAGTCCGACATAACCTAG